Below is a window of Candidatus Aegiribacteria sp. DNA.
TCGCCAAGTCCGAATATGAACAGGATATTAAAGAAGCCATCTGGATAATCCTGGGTACGGCAAAAGGAGAACGTGTCATGCGGCCGGATTTTGGATGTGGGATACATGATCTGGTTTTTACCCCTATTAACACAGCAACGATAACCCTGGTTGAAAATAGTGTAAGGGAAGCCCTTACAATATGGGAACCAAGGATCGAACTGGTCAAGGTTGAAGCATCTTCTGAAAAGTCAGAGGAAGGAAAGATTTTGGTAAGTATCGATTATCGTGTTCGTACTACAAATAACCGGTTCAATCTTGTTTATCCATTTTATATAAAAGAGGGAAGTTAGATCAATGAAAACAAGACCTCCAAAAATAGATGAAAGAACCTTCAGTGAACTGATGAGTAATATCAGGGGTATAATCCCTCATTATACTCCGGAGTGGACAGGTTCTGATGAAAAAGATCCGGGAGTGGCT
It encodes the following:
- a CDS encoding GPW/gp25 family protein, encoding MEKNFLGVGWKYPVYITVKGKIAKSEYEQDIKEAIWIILGTAKGERVMRPDFGCGIHDLVFTPINTATITLVENSVREALTIWEPRIELVKVEASSEKSEEGKILVSIDYRVRTTNNRFNLVYPFYIKEGS